Proteins co-encoded in one Stomoxys calcitrans chromosome 5, idStoCalc2.1, whole genome shotgun sequence genomic window:
- the LOC106092516 gene encoding lysozyme 1-like, translating to MKVFVVVLAALALAAPIFGRTMNRCSLAREMYAMGVPKSELARWTCIAEHESSFRTHVVGPANSDGSNDYGIFQINDRYWCKPRNGKSSHNNCGLSCDSLLTDNIKNSVNCARLVMRSQGWDAWSVWPKCSGKLPSIDDCF from the coding sequence ATGAAAGTTTTTGTGGTAGTACTTGCCGCCTTGGCTTTGGCTGCCCCCATCTTTGGCAGGACCATGAATCGCTGTTCTTTGGCAAGGGAAATGTATGCCATGGGTGTGCCCAAATCCGAATTGGCTCGATGGACTTGCATTGCCGAACATGAATCGAGCTTCCGCACTCATGTTGTTGGTCCCGCCAACTCGGATGGCTCCAACGATTATGGCATTTTCCAAATCAACGATAGATACTGGTGCAAACCAAGAAATGGAAAATCCTCACACAACAATTGCGGATTGAGCTGCGACTCCTTGTTGACTGATAACATCAAAAACTCTGTCAACTGTGCCCGCCTAGTTATGAGGTCACAAGGCTGGGATGCTTGGTCTGTATGGCCAAAGTGTAGTGGCAAATTGCCGAGCATTGATGATTGCTTTTAA
- the LOC106095302 gene encoding lysozyme 1-like — MKVFVVLLAALAMVAPAFGRTMNRCSLAQEMYAMGVPKSELPQWTCIAEHESSYRTHVIGPANWDGSNDYGIFQINDLYWCQPQSGKFSYNECRLGCNSLLTDDIRDSVNCARQVKNQQGWGAWAVWPKCSGWLPSIDDCFW, encoded by the coding sequence ATGAAAGTCTTTGTTGTTTTATTAGCCGCCTTGGCTATGGTTGCACCCGCCTTCGGCAGGACCATGAATCGCTGCTCCTTGGCCCAGGAAATGTATGCCATGGGTGTGCCCAAATCCGAATTGCCTCAATGGACTTGCATTGCCGAGCATGAATCGAGCTACCGCACTCATGTCATTGGCCCCGCCAACTGGGATGGCTCCAACGATTATGGCATTTTCCAAATCAACGATTTGTACTGGTGCCAACCACAAAGTGGCAAATTCTCCTACAACGAATGCCGATTGGGCTGCAACTCCTTGTTGACTGATGACATCAGAGATTCTGTTAACTGTGCCCGCCAAGTTAAGAACCAACAAGGCTGGGGTGCCTGGGCTGTGTGGCCAAAGTGCAGCGGCTGGTTGCCCAGCATTGATGATTGTTTTTGGTGA